In a genomic window of Salvelinus fontinalis isolate EN_2023a chromosome 7, ASM2944872v1, whole genome shotgun sequence:
- the LOC129859593 gene encoding protein Shroom2-like isoform X2 — translation MDVVDYRSELRTSAREVFLGADIFTAVGDRNKDDVEYRFVDVMLFGGAPWGFTLRGGLEHREPLLITKVEEGSRAATVSLQVGDEIVNINTVPISGSRQEAVCLVKSSHKTLALVVRRKMKMVDIDSQTTMPSESETDKHVARNFLTKILRSSMRKNRFKGRNEPVSRPHSWHSSKFTEDHPEPTESHKEPPPAPPPPPVWQVKHEVSASTKDLSSCGDHDSNLRQLSSQFSSVGNMERVERPSHPFPPGCLSPSRYHRSAEPLSGGGGSGGKRESPFSCLSTTSPPPEPALALANTDAAATEDSMFYKGVQTQTSEDGRLGEQRHSRYLQLPQGDGGLESPRTVPEEQPGSRYSSSGSGRSHIGPVWIIPERRRVAAPPSPPPPPLRSDSFAVTKVYPAYTEGPGAPPHGQMKNQERGVDRLAEAPENSSYRGRGNHISHDENGVDPRCSYNTPPRKKDFLHPNIAAGAPDYNHNQLSNPNKLFSVSSQDVRQSQSPFACLPNHQRQYSDESTFYLQTRSAPHPPKPQSVGSYYHSLQELPTNSSNRNHVRSSTTSLSTSTIDQNYDGGGHIRYYCITTKQPAQPETRVRQTKSEVWRADMELAKGSNDRGSTTSSHKTNKVKYPPNPQQPYTNSKERNGNFQPANVLLYGHTASNSLSSSGKPTTEEKERRSEGQRPSTEAQLRSSYSPSPPKDHKAAPLREDPWVSQENHKISSQKTPMLHSLAQESRSPMLHSLAQESKSLVENNHPVTAPQPPPSNGGGEANHAIQEALTDNTATGKLARRSDRYATTLRNEIQLKRAQLQKSRSAATLTCPSETEEPEEEETDPGGWKSTSSDGSFSSSYKDHLKEAQARVLQATSFRRRDLEPPGSGSEALLTKPNSHIVSRIGGRKRFPLNKRVHSFSEPDKINKLGVEGEGEHPVGTARSFVDRRKFFEMAAKPSFCSAISTIHKSGQQSSSTTSSTLEHGEGKARGRAHSGETEGWRPGLASETSSDHHPDPLSSAGRQALLEQQRLGTFAEYQVTWDMQRKASDTKPQGRYHSADNILDQGTEETSVCVHERSRSSPSQDFYTQIPVPWRDSVEKPYLDHRRDQQGGSYTTRGQSESREQPALLDHFPQPPQPSIPRLTDTEPHSSRDVATPLPLPHPSDHRYKRDSADPAHNLPALPPYPSNHTHSSVPEQPLPPPTPAPKPQNTGLIIMPHWALLGLETSSTTSSSYGLSSQEFLPGPCTHQAEPSSSSSCSPHGTELDPAPNQACSLGSTQLPSPSPGRPAGLDTEEGAADSTLEPPPSPSSHSPFFSYQPASLTVPSSGGTRSPSPQFAPQRLTDQPPVSVSMQDEAQSRPENRTNAVMEMSNLGKKVPVKIVHAESTTERESRQYLLHSEKNRPPGVSEGPDPPPPLPTSLPSPEPQPYSLFRAYTPYTRHGPQSPPRDPTLTVAPEEALSPGQSQTNGPSGTSTMGLQQPQKSNSEEDVKREELARDIMDKDKSLVDILDQSKMKTTMDLMEGIFPQEEQILDGGHQRRKVSPKQGLPHRGTDDRREEEGMSAATGSLVTSSSYYSTSAPKAELLNKMKDMQEDELEELEQDSEDELDINLASKKQELIDSLGKKLQVLREARESLQEDVHDNNSLGDEVEAMVQKVCKPNELDKFRMFVGDLDKVVSLLLSLSGRLARVENALNSLEEDTTPEEKRTLSEKRKLLIRQHEDAKELKENLDRRERLVYSIMAAHLSHESLADYQHFVKMKSALIIEQRKLEDKIKLGEEQLKCLLDSLLLEQRLLF, via the exons GAAGAACCGCTTCAAGGG GAGGAATGAACCAGTCTCCCGGCCCCATTCATGGCACTCCTCCAAGTTCACAGAAGACCACCCCGAACCCACAGAGAGTCACAAAGAGCCTCCACCtgcacccccacctccacctgtgTGGCAGGTCAAACATGAAGTCAG TGCATCCACAAAAGATCTTTCCAGCTGCGGGGACCACGACTCGAATCTACGCCAGTTATCCAGCCAGTTCAGCTCCGTGGGGAATATGGAGAGAGTAGAGCGCCCCTCACACCCCTTCCCACCAGGATGCCTCTCCCCCAGCAGGTACCACCGCAGCGCTGAGCCTCTCTCTGGCGGTGGAGGGTCTGGTGGGAAGAGAGAATCGCCCTTCAGTTGCCTCTCCACTACCAGCCCTCCCCCGGAGCCTGCTCTGGCCCTCGCCAACACTGACGCTGCTGCGACTGAGGACAGCATGTTCTATAAGGGGGTCCAGACTCAGACCAGTGAGGATGGAAGGCTGGGTGAGCAGCGCCACAGCCGGTACCTCCAGCTGCCCCAGGGGGACGGAGGCTTGGAGAGCCCCAGGACAGTCCCAGAGGAGCAGCCTGGCTCCCGCTACTCCAGCTCAGGCTCTGGCAGATCGCACATAGGCCCTGTGTGGATTATcccagagaggaggagggtagcagcgcccccctctcctcctcctcctcccctacgcAGTGACAGCTTTGCTGTCACCAAGGTGTACCCTGCCTACACAGAGGGGCCTGGAGCTCCACCACACGGGCAGATGAAGAACCAGGAACGAGGGGTGGACAGGCTAGCTGAGGCCCCAGAGAACAGCAGCTACAGAGGCCGGGGCAACCATATCTCTCACGATGAGAACGGGGTAGACCCCAGGTGCAGTTACAACACTCCACCTCGCAAGAAAGACTTCCTCCACCCAAATATAGCAGCAGGAGCACCTGACTACAACCACAACCAGCTCAGCAACCCAAACAAACTGTTCTCGGTGTCTAGCCAGGACGTGAGACAGAGTCAGTCTCCCTTCGCTTGCCTGCCCAATCACCAGCGGCAGTACAGCGACGAAAGCACTTTCTACCTGCAGACCAGGTCCGCCCCACATCCACCGAAGCCGCAGAGCGTCGGGAGCTACTACCACAGCCTCCAGGAGCTCCCTACCAACAGCAGTAACAGGAATCACGTGAGGTCCTCCACCACGTCCCTGTCCACCTCGACCATCGACCAGAACTATGACGGCGGAGGACACATCCGGTACTACTGCATCACAACCaagcagccagcccagccagagACTCGTGTTAGACAGACCAAATCAGAGGTCTGGAGGGCTGACATGGAGCTAGCTAAGGGCTCCAATGACAGGGGCTCCACAACTTCCTCCCACAAGACCAACAAGGTCAAGTATCCTCCTAATCCTCAGCAGCCCTACACCAACAGCAAGGAGCGGAACGGAAATTTCCAACCGGCCAATGTTCTGCTTTACGGGCACACAGCCTCTAATTCCTTATCCTCATCTGGTAAACCTACCactgaggagaaggagaggaggagtgagggcCAGAGACCTTCTACAGAGGCCCAGCTTAGAAGTTCTTACTCTCCCAGTCCGCCCAAGGACCACAAGGCGGCACCACTGAGAGAAGACCCTTGGGTCTCTCAGGAGAACCACAAGATCTCTTCTCAAAAGACACCCATGCTCCACAGTCTGGCTCAGGAGAGTAGAAGCCCCATGCTTCATTCTCTAGCACAGGAGAGTAAGAGCCTGGTGGAGAACAATCACCCTGTTACggcaccacaaccaccaccatccAACGGCGGGGGAGAAGCCAACCACGCCATACAGGAGGCTTTAACGGACAACACGGCAACGGGCAAACTGGCGAGACGCAGCGACCGATATGCCACCACCCTCCGCAACGAGATCCAGCTAAAGAGGGCCCAGCTGCAGAAAAGCCGGAGTGCTGCCACCCTGACCTGCCCCAGCGAGACGGAGgagccagaggaagaggagacagacccGGGGGGGTGGAAGTCCACCTCCTCCGATggctccttttcctcctcctacAAGGACCACCTCAAAGAGGCGCAGGCTAGGGTCCTCCAGGCCACATCCTTTAGGAGGAGAGACCTAGAACCTCCCGGGTCAGGGTCGGAGGCTCTGTTAACCAAACCCAACTCACACATAGTCTCCCGCATTGGCGGCCGCAAGCGTTTCCCTCTGAACAAGAGGGTCCACTCGTTCTCCGAGCCAGACAAGATCAACAAGCTCGgagtggagggtgagggagaacaTCCTGTTGGAACAGCACGGTCGTTTGTAGACCGGCGGAAGTTCTTTGAAATGGCTGCTAAACCTTCCTTCTGCAGCGCCATCTCAACCATCCACAAGTCAGGCCAGCAGAGCTCCAGCACCACCTCCAGCACTTTGGAGCACGGAGAGGGCAAGGCCAGGGGGAGAGCCCACTCAGGGGAAACTGAGGGCTGGAGGCCGGGCCTGGCCAGTGAGACCTCCAGTGACCACCACCCAGACCCCCTCAGCTCCGCAGGCAGACAGGCCCTACTGGAGCAGCAGAGGCTGGGGACATTCGCTGAGTACCAGGTCACCTGGGACATGCAGAGGAAGGCTTCAGACACAAAGCCCCAGGGGAGGTACCACTCTGCTGACAACATCCTGGACCAGGGAACAGAGGAGACGTCTGTCTGTGTCCACGAGAGGTCCAGATCGTCTCCCTCACAAGACTTCTACACACAG ATCCCTGTGCCATGGAGAGACTCTGTTGAAAAGCCGTATCTGGATCACAGACGGGACCAGCAAGGAGGCAGTTACACCACCAG AGGgcagagcgagagcagagagcagCCAGCCCTGCTCGACCACTTCCCACAGCCTCCACAACCGTCTATTCCAAGACTGACCGACACAGAGCCACACAGCAGCAGAGACGTggccacccccctccctctccctcacccctccgACCACAGATACAAACGTGACTCTGCGGACCCCGCCCACAACCTTCCCGCTCTCCCCCCGTACCCCTCCAACCACACCCACAGCTCTGTGCCTGAGCAACCACTACCACCTCCAACGCCCGCTCCCAAGCCCCAGAATACAGGCCTCATCATCATGCCACATTGGGCTCTCCTAGGCCTGGAAAcctcctcaaccacatcctcctcctacGGACTATCTTCCCAGGAATTCCTGCCTGGCCCTTGCACCCATCAGGCTGAACCATCATCCAGCAGCAGCTGCTCCCCCCATGGCACAGAGCTGGATCCTGCCCCAAACCAAGCCTGCTCCTTGGGCTCCACCcagctcccctctccctcccccggGAGACCCGCTGGATTGGACACGGAGGAGGGAGCAGCTGATTCAACACTAGAGCCGccaccctccccctcttcccactCTCCTTTTTTCTCTTACCAGCCTGCCAGTCTGACGGTTCCCTCCTCAGGTGGGActcgttctccctctcctcagttTGCTCCACAGAGGCTGACGGACCAgccccctgtctctgtgtctatgcaGGATGAAGCCCAGAGCAG GCCAGAGAACAGGACGAACGCTGTGATGGAGATGAGCAATTTAGGGAAGAAGGTCCCTGTGAAGATCGTCCATGCTGAGAGcaccacagagagggagagccgCCAGTACCTGCTGCACAGCGAGAAAAATAGGCCCCCTGGAGTTTCAGAGGGGCCCGACCCTCCCCCGCCCCTACCGACCAGCCTGCCCTCCCCTGAGCCGCAGCCCTACTCCCTGTTCCGTGCCTACACCCCCTACACACGCCATGGGCCCCAGAGTCCCCCCAGGGACCCAACCCTCACTGTAGCCCCAGAAGAGGCCCTGTCCCCTGGGCAGTCTCAGACCAACGGACCCTCCGGTACCTCCACCATGGGTCTCCAGCAGCCTCAGAAGAGTAACTCGGAGGAGGATGTGAAGAGAGAGGAGCTGGCCAGAGACATCATGGACAAGGATAAGTCCCTGGTGGACATCTTGGACCAGAGTAAGATGAAGACCACCATGGATCTGATGGAGGGGATCTTCCCCCAGGAGGAGCAGATCTTGGATGGGGGGCACCAGAGGAGGAAAGTCTCCCCCAAACAGGGATTGCCACACAGGGGAACGGATGACCG gagagaggaggagggtatgTCTGCTGCCACAGGGTCCCTGGTGACCAGCTCCTCTTACTACAGTACGTCTGCCCCCAAGGCTGAGCTGCTCAACAAGATGAAGGACATGCAGGAGGACGAGCTGGAGGAGCTGGAGCAAGACTCGGAGGACGAATTGGACATCAACCTGGCCAGCAAGAAG CAAGAGCTAATTGACAGCCTGGGTAAGAAGCTGCAGGTGCTGCGCGAGGCCAGGGAGAGCCTTCAGGAGGACGTCCACGATAACAACTCTCTGGGGGACGAGGTGGAGGCCATGGTGCAGAAGGTCTGCAAGCCCAACGAGCTGGACAAGTTCAGGATGTTCGTGGGAGATCTGGACAAGGTGGTCAGTTTGCTGCTGTCCCTGTCCGGCCGACTGGCCAGGGTGGAGAACGCTCTCAACAGTCTGGAGGAAGACACCACACCAGAAGAGAAG CGCACCCTGTCAGAGAAGAGGAAGTTGTTGATCAGACAACATGAAGACGCCAAAGAGCTCAAGGAGAACCTTGACCGGCGGGAGCGCCTGGTTTACAGCATCATGGCTGCTCACCTCAGCCACGAGAGCCTGGCAGACTACCAGCACTTTGTCAAGATGAAGTCGGCCCTCATCATCGAGCAGCGCAAGCTGGAAGACAAGATCAAACTTGGAGAGGAGCAGCTGAAATGTCTGCTGGATAGTTTATTGTTGGAGCAAAGGCTGCTGTTCTGA
- the LOC129859593 gene encoding protein Shroom2-like isoform X1: MDVVDYRSELRTSAREVFLGADIFTAVGDRNKDDVEYRFVDVMLFGGAPWGFTLRGGLEHREPLLITKVEEGSRAATVSLQVGDEIVNINTVPISGSRQEAVCLVKSSHKTLALVVRRKMKMVDIDSQTTMPSESETDKHVARNFLTKILRSSMRKNRFKGRNEPVSRPHSWHSSKFTEDHPEPTESHKEPPPAPPPPPVWQVKHEVSASTKDLSSCGDHDSNLRQLSSQFSSVGNMERVERPSHPFPPGCLSPSRYHRSAEPLSGGGGSGGKRESPFSCLSTTSPPPEPALALANTDAAATEDSMFYKGVQTQTSEDGRLGEQRHSRYLQLPQGDGGLESPRTVPEEQPGSRYSSSGSGRSHIGPVWIIPERRRVAAPPSPPPPPLRSDSFAVTKVYPAYTEGPGAPPHGQMKNQERGVDRLAEAPENSSYRGRGNHISHDENGVDPRCSYNTPPRKKDFLHPNIAAGAPDYNHNQLSNPNKLFSVSSQDVRQSQSPFACLPNHQRQYSDESTFYLQTRSAPHPPKPQSVGSYYHSLQELPTNSSNRNHVRSSTTSLSTSTIDQNYDGGGHIRYYCITTKQPAQPETRVRQTKSEVWRADMELAKGSNDRGSTTSSHKTNKVKYPPNPQQPYTNSKERNGNFQPANVLLYGHTASNSLSSSGKPTTEEKERRSEGQRPSTEAQLRSSYSPSPPKDHKAAPLREDPWVSQENHKISSQKTPMLHSLAQESRSPMLHSLAQESKSLVENNHPVTAPQPPPSNGGGEANHAIQEALTDNTATGKLARRSDRYATTLRNEIQLKRAQLQKSRSAATLTCPSETEEPEEEETDPGGWKSTSSDGSFSSSYKDHLKEAQARVLQATSFRRRDLEPPGSGSEALLTKPNSHIVSRIGGRKRFPLNKRVHSFSEPDKINKLGVEGEGEHPVGTARSFVDRRKFFEMAAKPSFCSAISTIHKSGQQSSSTTSSTLEHGEGKARGRAHSGETEGWRPGLASETSSDHHPDPLSSAGRQALLEQQRLGTFAEYQVTWDMQRKASDTKPQGRYHSADNILDQGTEETSVCVHERSRSSPSQDFYTQKIPVPWRDSVEKPYLDHRRDQQGGSYTTRGQSESREQPALLDHFPQPPQPSIPRLTDTEPHSSRDVATPLPLPHPSDHRYKRDSADPAHNLPALPPYPSNHTHSSVPEQPLPPPTPAPKPQNTGLIIMPHWALLGLETSSTTSSSYGLSSQEFLPGPCTHQAEPSSSSSCSPHGTELDPAPNQACSLGSTQLPSPSPGRPAGLDTEEGAADSTLEPPPSPSSHSPFFSYQPASLTVPSSGGTRSPSPQFAPQRLTDQPPVSVSMQDEAQSRPENRTNAVMEMSNLGKKVPVKIVHAESTTERESRQYLLHSEKNRPPGVSEGPDPPPPLPTSLPSPEPQPYSLFRAYTPYTRHGPQSPPRDPTLTVAPEEALSPGQSQTNGPSGTSTMGLQQPQKSNSEEDVKREELARDIMDKDKSLVDILDQSKMKTTMDLMEGIFPQEEQILDGGHQRRKVSPKQGLPHRGTDDRREEEGMSAATGSLVTSSSYYSTSAPKAELLNKMKDMQEDELEELEQDSEDELDINLASKKQELIDSLGKKLQVLREARESLQEDVHDNNSLGDEVEAMVQKVCKPNELDKFRMFVGDLDKVVSLLLSLSGRLARVENALNSLEEDTTPEEKRTLSEKRKLLIRQHEDAKELKENLDRRERLVYSIMAAHLSHESLADYQHFVKMKSALIIEQRKLEDKIKLGEEQLKCLLDSLLLEQRLLF, encoded by the exons GAAGAACCGCTTCAAGGG GAGGAATGAACCAGTCTCCCGGCCCCATTCATGGCACTCCTCCAAGTTCACAGAAGACCACCCCGAACCCACAGAGAGTCACAAAGAGCCTCCACCtgcacccccacctccacctgtgTGGCAGGTCAAACATGAAGTCAG TGCATCCACAAAAGATCTTTCCAGCTGCGGGGACCACGACTCGAATCTACGCCAGTTATCCAGCCAGTTCAGCTCCGTGGGGAATATGGAGAGAGTAGAGCGCCCCTCACACCCCTTCCCACCAGGATGCCTCTCCCCCAGCAGGTACCACCGCAGCGCTGAGCCTCTCTCTGGCGGTGGAGGGTCTGGTGGGAAGAGAGAATCGCCCTTCAGTTGCCTCTCCACTACCAGCCCTCCCCCGGAGCCTGCTCTGGCCCTCGCCAACACTGACGCTGCTGCGACTGAGGACAGCATGTTCTATAAGGGGGTCCAGACTCAGACCAGTGAGGATGGAAGGCTGGGTGAGCAGCGCCACAGCCGGTACCTCCAGCTGCCCCAGGGGGACGGAGGCTTGGAGAGCCCCAGGACAGTCCCAGAGGAGCAGCCTGGCTCCCGCTACTCCAGCTCAGGCTCTGGCAGATCGCACATAGGCCCTGTGTGGATTATcccagagaggaggagggtagcagcgcccccctctcctcctcctcctcccctacgcAGTGACAGCTTTGCTGTCACCAAGGTGTACCCTGCCTACACAGAGGGGCCTGGAGCTCCACCACACGGGCAGATGAAGAACCAGGAACGAGGGGTGGACAGGCTAGCTGAGGCCCCAGAGAACAGCAGCTACAGAGGCCGGGGCAACCATATCTCTCACGATGAGAACGGGGTAGACCCCAGGTGCAGTTACAACACTCCACCTCGCAAGAAAGACTTCCTCCACCCAAATATAGCAGCAGGAGCACCTGACTACAACCACAACCAGCTCAGCAACCCAAACAAACTGTTCTCGGTGTCTAGCCAGGACGTGAGACAGAGTCAGTCTCCCTTCGCTTGCCTGCCCAATCACCAGCGGCAGTACAGCGACGAAAGCACTTTCTACCTGCAGACCAGGTCCGCCCCACATCCACCGAAGCCGCAGAGCGTCGGGAGCTACTACCACAGCCTCCAGGAGCTCCCTACCAACAGCAGTAACAGGAATCACGTGAGGTCCTCCACCACGTCCCTGTCCACCTCGACCATCGACCAGAACTATGACGGCGGAGGACACATCCGGTACTACTGCATCACAACCaagcagccagcccagccagagACTCGTGTTAGACAGACCAAATCAGAGGTCTGGAGGGCTGACATGGAGCTAGCTAAGGGCTCCAATGACAGGGGCTCCACAACTTCCTCCCACAAGACCAACAAGGTCAAGTATCCTCCTAATCCTCAGCAGCCCTACACCAACAGCAAGGAGCGGAACGGAAATTTCCAACCGGCCAATGTTCTGCTTTACGGGCACACAGCCTCTAATTCCTTATCCTCATCTGGTAAACCTACCactgaggagaaggagaggaggagtgagggcCAGAGACCTTCTACAGAGGCCCAGCTTAGAAGTTCTTACTCTCCCAGTCCGCCCAAGGACCACAAGGCGGCACCACTGAGAGAAGACCCTTGGGTCTCTCAGGAGAACCACAAGATCTCTTCTCAAAAGACACCCATGCTCCACAGTCTGGCTCAGGAGAGTAGAAGCCCCATGCTTCATTCTCTAGCACAGGAGAGTAAGAGCCTGGTGGAGAACAATCACCCTGTTACggcaccacaaccaccaccatccAACGGCGGGGGAGAAGCCAACCACGCCATACAGGAGGCTTTAACGGACAACACGGCAACGGGCAAACTGGCGAGACGCAGCGACCGATATGCCACCACCCTCCGCAACGAGATCCAGCTAAAGAGGGCCCAGCTGCAGAAAAGCCGGAGTGCTGCCACCCTGACCTGCCCCAGCGAGACGGAGgagccagaggaagaggagacagacccGGGGGGGTGGAAGTCCACCTCCTCCGATggctccttttcctcctcctacAAGGACCACCTCAAAGAGGCGCAGGCTAGGGTCCTCCAGGCCACATCCTTTAGGAGGAGAGACCTAGAACCTCCCGGGTCAGGGTCGGAGGCTCTGTTAACCAAACCCAACTCACACATAGTCTCCCGCATTGGCGGCCGCAAGCGTTTCCCTCTGAACAAGAGGGTCCACTCGTTCTCCGAGCCAGACAAGATCAACAAGCTCGgagtggagggtgagggagaacaTCCTGTTGGAACAGCACGGTCGTTTGTAGACCGGCGGAAGTTCTTTGAAATGGCTGCTAAACCTTCCTTCTGCAGCGCCATCTCAACCATCCACAAGTCAGGCCAGCAGAGCTCCAGCACCACCTCCAGCACTTTGGAGCACGGAGAGGGCAAGGCCAGGGGGAGAGCCCACTCAGGGGAAACTGAGGGCTGGAGGCCGGGCCTGGCCAGTGAGACCTCCAGTGACCACCACCCAGACCCCCTCAGCTCCGCAGGCAGACAGGCCCTACTGGAGCAGCAGAGGCTGGGGACATTCGCTGAGTACCAGGTCACCTGGGACATGCAGAGGAAGGCTTCAGACACAAAGCCCCAGGGGAGGTACCACTCTGCTGACAACATCCTGGACCAGGGAACAGAGGAGACGTCTGTCTGTGTCCACGAGAGGTCCAGATCGTCTCCCTCACAAGACTTCTACACACAG AAGATCCCTGTGCCATGGAGAGACTCTGTTGAAAAGCCGTATCTGGATCACAGACGGGACCAGCAAGGAGGCAGTTACACCACCAG AGGgcagagcgagagcagagagcagCCAGCCCTGCTCGACCACTTCCCACAGCCTCCACAACCGTCTATTCCAAGACTGACCGACACAGAGCCACACAGCAGCAGAGACGTggccacccccctccctctccctcacccctccgACCACAGATACAAACGTGACTCTGCGGACCCCGCCCACAACCTTCCCGCTCTCCCCCCGTACCCCTCCAACCACACCCACAGCTCTGTGCCTGAGCAACCACTACCACCTCCAACGCCCGCTCCCAAGCCCCAGAATACAGGCCTCATCATCATGCCACATTGGGCTCTCCTAGGCCTGGAAAcctcctcaaccacatcctcctcctacGGACTATCTTCCCAGGAATTCCTGCCTGGCCCTTGCACCCATCAGGCTGAACCATCATCCAGCAGCAGCTGCTCCCCCCATGGCACAGAGCTGGATCCTGCCCCAAACCAAGCCTGCTCCTTGGGCTCCACCcagctcccctctccctcccccggGAGACCCGCTGGATTGGACACGGAGGAGGGAGCAGCTGATTCAACACTAGAGCCGccaccctccccctcttcccactCTCCTTTTTTCTCTTACCAGCCTGCCAGTCTGACGGTTCCCTCCTCAGGTGGGActcgttctccctctcctcagttTGCTCCACAGAGGCTGACGGACCAgccccctgtctctgtgtctatgcaGGATGAAGCCCAGAGCAG GCCAGAGAACAGGACGAACGCTGTGATGGAGATGAGCAATTTAGGGAAGAAGGTCCCTGTGAAGATCGTCCATGCTGAGAGcaccacagagagggagagccgCCAGTACCTGCTGCACAGCGAGAAAAATAGGCCCCCTGGAGTTTCAGAGGGGCCCGACCCTCCCCCGCCCCTACCGACCAGCCTGCCCTCCCCTGAGCCGCAGCCCTACTCCCTGTTCCGTGCCTACACCCCCTACACACGCCATGGGCCCCAGAGTCCCCCCAGGGACCCAACCCTCACTGTAGCCCCAGAAGAGGCCCTGTCCCCTGGGCAGTCTCAGACCAACGGACCCTCCGGTACCTCCACCATGGGTCTCCAGCAGCCTCAGAAGAGTAACTCGGAGGAGGATGTGAAGAGAGAGGAGCTGGCCAGAGACATCATGGACAAGGATAAGTCCCTGGTGGACATCTTGGACCAGAGTAAGATGAAGACCACCATGGATCTGATGGAGGGGATCTTCCCCCAGGAGGAGCAGATCTTGGATGGGGGGCACCAGAGGAGGAAAGTCTCCCCCAAACAGGGATTGCCACACAGGGGAACGGATGACCG gagagaggaggagggtatgTCTGCTGCCACAGGGTCCCTGGTGACCAGCTCCTCTTACTACAGTACGTCTGCCCCCAAGGCTGAGCTGCTCAACAAGATGAAGGACATGCAGGAGGACGAGCTGGAGGAGCTGGAGCAAGACTCGGAGGACGAATTGGACATCAACCTGGCCAGCAAGAAG CAAGAGCTAATTGACAGCCTGGGTAAGAAGCTGCAGGTGCTGCGCGAGGCCAGGGAGAGCCTTCAGGAGGACGTCCACGATAACAACTCTCTGGGGGACGAGGTGGAGGCCATGGTGCAGAAGGTCTGCAAGCCCAACGAGCTGGACAAGTTCAGGATGTTCGTGGGAGATCTGGACAAGGTGGTCAGTTTGCTGCTGTCCCTGTCCGGCCGACTGGCCAGGGTGGAGAACGCTCTCAACAGTCTGGAGGAAGACACCACACCAGAAGAGAAG CGCACCCTGTCAGAGAAGAGGAAGTTGTTGATCAGACAACATGAAGACGCCAAAGAGCTCAAGGAGAACCTTGACCGGCGGGAGCGCCTGGTTTACAGCATCATGGCTGCTCACCTCAGCCACGAGAGCCTGGCAGACTACCAGCACTTTGTCAAGATGAAGTCGGCCCTCATCATCGAGCAGCGCAAGCTGGAAGACAAGATCAAACTTGGAGAGGAGCAGCTGAAATGTCTGCTGGATAGTTTATTGTTGGAGCAAAGGCTGCTGTTCTGA